In Mycolicibacterium nivoides, the DNA window GCGTAGCCGCCGTGATGGCCGGTGCCGATCTGGTAGCCGTGGGCCAGCACGAGATCGCCGGGCACGAAGTACGGGGACTCCGAGCTCACCACCTCACCGGTGAGGTCGATGCCCGGGACGATCGGATAGTCGCGCACCACACCGCCTTTGGGGGTCAGCGCGAGCGCGTCCTTGAAGTTGACGCTGCTGTACAGCACCCGGATGGTGACCTCGCCGGCAGGCAGATCAGATTCCTGCAGTGTTTCGACCGCCGCGACGATGCCGTCGCCGTCCTGCCGCGCTACCAGTGCTTGAAACGATTCCATGCCTGGAACGCTAGTCACCTTAGTTGGCCGAGCAGACGCAAAACTGCCCAAAACCAGGCGGTTTTGGGCAGTTTTACGTCTGCTCGCGCTGAAGAGCTACTTGAGCTCGGCCGAGGACAGTCCCAGCAGGCGACGGGCGACCACCAGCTGCTGGATCTGCTGCGTGCCTTCGAAGATGTCGAGGATCTTGGAGTCGCGGGCCCACTTCTCCAGCAGGGTCTGCTCGGAATAGCCGGTGGTACCGGCCATCTCGACGGCCTTGAGGGTGATGTCGCTGGCCACCCGGGCGGCCTTGGCCTTACCCATCGAGGCTTCCTTGGAGTTGGGGATGCTGTTGTCGGCCTGCCATGCGGAGCGGACTGTCAACAGGTAACCGGCCTCCCAGTCGGCCTCCATCCGCAGGAACTCCGCCGCGGCAGCGCTCTGCGCATGGGCCGGCTTGTCATACGAGATCTCGATGCCGGCATCGGTGAGGATCGCGCGCAGGTCCTCCAGCGCGGCCCGGGCGATGCCCACCGCCATGGCCGCCACGATCGGCCGGGTGTTGTCGAAGGTCTCCATGACCCCCGCAAAACCCTTCTCCACGTGGATCTCCGGATCGCCCAGCAGGTTGTCCTTGGGGATGCGGGCGTTCTCGAAGCGGATCACCGCGGTGTCGGACGCCTTGATGCCCAGCTTGTGCTCCAGGCGCTCGACGGTGACGCCGGGGTGCTCACGCGGCACGATGAACGACTTGATCGCGGCCCGGCCCAACGACTTGTCGAGCGTTGCCCACACCACGATGTGGGTGGCCCGTGAACCCGCGGTGACGAAGATCTTCTCGCCGTTGATCACGTACTCGTCGCCGTCCAGCACGGCGGTGGTGGTCACCGCCGCCGAGTCGGAGCCGAATCCGGGCTCGGTGATGGCCATCGCGGCCCACACGTCCTTGCCCAGGCGCTCGAGCTGATCGGGGGTGGCCACCGAGGAGATGGCGGCGTTGCCCAGGCCCTGACGCGGCACCGACAGCAGCAGGGCGACGTCGCCCCAGCTGATTTCGAGGGCGTTGAGCAGGGCGGACATGTTGGCGCCGTTGACGGTGACCTTCTCGCCCTTGGTGTTGGCGTCGTCGCGGAACGCCTCGGCGCCGGCGAACGAGATCGTCTTGGCTTCCGAGATCCCTTCGAAGAGCGTGGCCAGGGTGTCCAGCTCGACGGGGTAGGCGTGCTCGGCCAGATCGTATTTGCGCGAGATCGGGCGAAGCATCTCGGCGGCGCCCTGGTGGCCCTTCTCGATGACCGCCTGCAACTTGCGGGGCATTTCCAGATTGATTGCCATGATTAGTCTTTCAGCTCAGGAAGAGTAATGACACCGGGCTAGATAACGACGACACCCTCGGCGACGCCGATGGCCCGCAGATCGCGGTACCAGCGCTCGACCGGGTGCTCCTTGGTGTAACCGTGACCGCCGAGCAGCTGCACGCCGTCCAGGCCGATCTGCATGCCCTTGTCGGTGCCGAGCTTGCGCGCGAGTGCGGCCTCACGGGCGAACGGCAGACCCTGCTCGGCGCGGGCGGCGCCGCGCCAGGTGATCAGCCGCAGGCCGTCGAGCTCGATGGCGATGTTGGCCGTCATGAACGCCACCGACTGACGGTGGGCGATCGGCTCGCCGAATGCCTGGCGCTCCTTGATGTACGGGATGACGTAGTCGAGCACCGCGTGCGAGGTGCCGACCGCCAGGGCGGCCCAGCCCAGCCGGGACAACGCGATCGCCTCGCTGTAATCCTGGTCGGTGGCACCGTCTTCGCCGAGGCGGTTGGCCAGGGGCACCGCTACGTTGTCGAGCTCGATCTGGCCGAGGGCGGCGGCACGGATGCCCATGCTCGGATCGGCCTTGACCGTGAGTCCCGGTGACGAGGCCTCGACGATGAACAATGCCGGCTTGCCGCTCAATTGTGCTGCCACGATGAACAATTCGGCGTCGGCGGCGGCGGGCACCAGCGACTTGACGCCGGACAGGCGGTACCCGCTGGGGGTACGAACCGCGGTGGTCTTGAGCGCGGTGGGGTCGAACAGCGCGTGCGGTTCGGCGATGGCCACGCAGGCCTGCGGCACGTTCTCGCCGGCGAATTCCTTGAGGTAGGTGGCCTGCTGGTCGGCGCTGCCCCAGTGGGTGAGTGCCGCGGCGACACCACCCGGCGCCAGGATCGGCAGGGCCAGGCCCATGTCGCCGTAGGCCAGTGCTTCCGCGACGAGCGCATTGGTCACGGTGCTGCGGTGTTCGGCGATGCCGTCGAAGTCCTCGGGGACGTTCACGGCGGTGATGCCCAGTTCAGCGGCCTTGGCGATGAGATCCGCGGGGTAGGCCGCGGCTTCGTCGGCGTCGTGCGCTGCGGGGCGCAGGATCTCCTCGGCGAACTCTTTGACCGTCTCGACGATCATCTGCTGATCTTCGTCGGGGGTCAGGTCGAAGTAGTCGGCCCCGCTGGCCTTGAGTCGGGTCGGTGCCTTGCCCAGGCCCTGGACCCGCTGGAACTGCCGGGTGGCCGCGCCTGCGGCGGAAAACACCTGCTTCACACCGTATTTCAGGCCGCGGTTGAGCGGATCGCGCAGGCCGTAACGGTCCAGAAATTCCTGGCCGACGATGGGCGTGATCAGCGCCAACCCGATGTCGGTCGCTGTCCGCTTGTGCTTGTGCAGTCCGACAGCGCTTTGCTGGCCGGAGCTGGAGGGACGGGAGGGGGTGCCGTTCTTGGACGGCAGGGTGTTGGTCATGTCAGCTGCCTCTGCTGGTCGTGGCGACGCATCTGACCGTATCTTACTCCGGAGTAAGGTACGGCATCTGTTACCAACTTCACACCATCTGGGATCAGGATTCCGCCGGCGAAATCCGGTCGTACCGATCGCGGTTGAGGCGTACTTCGTCCATGTGTGCCTCGGCCCACGACTTGATCCCGACCATCAGCTGGTGCAGGGAAAAGCCCAGTTCGGTGAGCTCGTAGGTGACCGTGACCGGCACGCTCGGGGTCACTGTCCGGGTGAGCAACCCGTCACGTTCGAGGGAGCGAAGCGTCTGGGTGAGCATCTTCTGGCTGACCCCGGCGAGGCGCCGGGCGAGCTCGGAGTAGCGCATGGGACGCGGTTCGCCTGCGTGGCCGCCCCCGGGGCGCGGACCGTCGCCGCCGAGGGCGGCCAGGATCAGCGCGACCCATTTGTCGCTGATCCGGTCGAGCAGTTGGCGGCTGGGGCAGTTCGCCAGGAAGGCGTCGTACTCCAACTTTGCTCGCGCCCGCTTCTGGGCCGCGGTTGTCGTCGGCACGTCTGCTCCTTTCGATCCGAGGTGAGTTACGCACTTCCGAGTGCGTACTTCCCATTGGAGAGTTACCTATCCATCGTGGAGTAGGAGAGCAGTTCGCCACAAGGTTCTAGAAGGAGTGAATTTTCATGTCTGTTGCCACGTTTCGTACCGCGGTTGTCCGGACTCCGGGCGGACCGGACTCGATCGAGATCGTCGATGTCCCGGTGGTCGAGCCAGGTCCCGGCCAGGTGCGGGTAAAGGTCGCCGCGGCGGCGGTCAACCCTGTCGACCTCGGTGTGGTCGCCGGCGTCTTCCACGATCTCGGGCTGGTGGACCAGCCGAATTGGACCGGGCTCGGCTGGGATTTCGCGGGCACCGTCGAGTCTGCCGGTCCTGGCGCGGGTCTGGCCGTGGGCACACGGGTCGCCGGGGTGGTGGCGGGATTCGACCGGGACTACGGCACCTACGCCGAGCGCTTGGTGGTGTCCGCCGCAGACGTTGCTGTCGTGCCCGACGGGCTGGGCTCGATCGCCGCATCGACGGTGCCGCTCAACGGATTGACCGCAACGCAGATCCTCGATCTGCTCGGCGACGCGCCCGCCGACAGTCGCCGCCTCTTGATCACCGGTGCCGCCGGCGCGGTCGGGGGTTACCTCGTCGTGCTCGCCCAGGAGCGCGGCTGGGAAGTGACCGGTCTGGCCCGAGATCATGACGAGGAGTTCGTCCGCAGCCTCGGAGCGGAATTCACCGCCGACGCCGAGCGGGGGTGGGACGCGGTCGCGGACGCCGGTGCGATGCAGCAGGCGGCGCTCGCGCTGGTCCGCGACGGCGGGCGGTTCGTCGGGGTGCAGCCGAGTTCCGAACTGCCGACCGAACGCGGCATCGCCGTCGCGGCCGTGGTGGCACACCCAGATGGCACCCGGCTTGCCGACCTCCTGGCCCGTACGGTGTCCGGGCAGCTGCCTGCTCGGGTGCATTCCGTGCTGCCGTTGGATCAGGCGGCTGATGCCCACCGGACGCTCGCCAAAGGCGGTGTACGTGGCCGGATCGTCATCCAGCCGTGAGCTCAGTTGCCTGCGAGCCGGTCCAGCACGGCGGCGTGGAGCGGCCCGTTGGTGGCCAGCGCACTGCCCCCGTGCGGGCCCGGGGCGCCGTCGATGCTGGTGAAGGTGCCGCCGGCCTCACGGATGAGGATGTCGAGCGGGGCGATGTCCCACAGTTTCACCTCGGGCTCGCAGGCGATGTCGACCGCGCCCTCGGCGACCATGCAGTACGACCAGAAGTCGCCGTAGGCGCGTACCCGCCACACCGCGTCGGTGAGTTCGACGAACCGGTCCCGACGGTGCTCCCAACCCGTCGTCAGGTCCGAGTACGACAGGCTTGCCGACGCGAGGTCCGTGACCCCGGACACCGACAACTTGCGGGTCGCCCCGGCGAACGCGCCGAACGCGCCCTGACCGAGCCCGGCCCACCACCGCCGGGCGAGCGCCGGCGCGCTGACCACTCCGATGGTCGGGACGCCGTCATCGAGCAGTGCGATCAGCGTGCACCACACCGGGACACCGCGGACGAAGTTCTTGGTTCCGTCGATCGGGTCGATCACCCACTGGCGGCCGGTCAATGTCGTTGTGCCACCGAACTCTTCGCCGAACACCGTGTCGTTCGGGCGGGCCGCCGCCAGTGCGGCGCGCAGTGCTTCCTCGGCGCCACGGTCGGCGTCGGTGACCGGGGTCAGATCGGGTTTGGTCTCGATATGCAGATCCAGGGCGCCGAAGCGATCCATGGTCAGTGCGTCGGCCTGGTCGGCCAGTTCGAGGGCCAATGCCATGTCATCTGCGACGGAACTCATGGCTGCAGTCCTACCATGGCCTCGTGTGGGAATTCGGCATACTCCTGTTGCTCGTGGGTGCTCTGGTGCTGTTACTGGCGCCACGGATCATGCGGCGCCGGGGAATTCGCGGTGAACTGGCGCACGGCACCTTGCTCGTGACCGGGGTGAGCCCGCGTCCGGAGGCGACGGGGGAGCAGTACGTCACCATCACCGGCGTCATCACCGGACCGACGGTCAACGAGCACGTCGTGTATCAGCGGATGGCCGTCGACGTGAACAACTGGCCGGCCATGGGAACCCTGTTCCCGGTCGTCTACTCACCGAGCAACCCGGACAAGTGGGCCTTCGCGCCCGCGGAGCCCCCGCCGGGCGGACCGCCGCCGGCCTGATCAGGCGTGTGCGACCCGGAGCAGCTCGGCCACGCTCGCCAGCTTCACCCGGGGGCGGCCCACCGATTCGCCTGCGGCGCGCTCATGCGCGTCGATCAGCTGCCAGTGCTCGCCGGTGACCAGGGCGGGCTGGTGTTCCAGCAGCCATTCGGCCAGTTCGCGGCCGTACTCGGAGCCGCGCTCGCCGACTCCGCCGGCCCGAAGATCTTCCAGCAGGGTGTCGACGGTGTCCTGGGAGTCCTTCTTGTTGCTGCCGATCACGCCGGACGGTCCCCGCTTGATCCAGCCGACCACGTATTCGTTGCTGCTGCCGTCGATGCGTCCGCCGGTGTGCGGAATGGTGCCGGAGCGTTCGTCGAACGGCAGCCCCGGTGTGGGCACGCCGCGGTAACCGACCGCCCGCACCACCAGTTGGACGGGTAGCTCTTCGCGCTCGCCGGTGTCCTTGGCCACCATGCGGCCGTCCGCGTCACGGACAAGTTCGTTGCGGCCCAGCACAATCGACTCGACACGATCCTCGCCGCGCAATTCGATGGGGGAGGTGCAGAAGCGGAACACGATGCGCCGCTTGGCTTCTCGTGGCTGTTCGTCGACGTACTTGCGCAGCACCCTGATGTTCTGCTTGACGGTCTTGCCCGCCGCCTCGAGGTCTTCGTCGGTGATGTCGTCGAAATCGGCCGGGTCGAGGATGACGTCGACGTCGCCCAGCCCCTCAAGGTCACCGAGTTCGCGGAGTTCCAGCGTCGTGAACGTCGCCTGCAACGGTCCGCGGCGCCCGATCACGACGACCTCTTCCACCCCACGGGTGTCCAGCGAGGCCAGCGCGTGGTCGGCGATGTCGGTGTTGGCCAGGGCCTGTGGGTCGCTGACCAGGATGCGGGCCACGTCCAGGGCGACGTTGCCGTTGCCGACCACCACCGCGCGTCCGCCCGCCAGATCGGGTGCCATGCCGTCGAAATGGGGATGAGCGTTGTACCAGCCGACGAAGTCCACCGCGGCGACGCTGCCGGGCAACTCCTCTCCGGGGATGTGTAGCGCCCGGTCGGATTGCGCACCGATGGCATAGACCACCGAGTCATAGCGCTGTGCCAGTTCGGCCGGAGTGATGTGCTCGCCGACCTTGATGTTGCCGAAGAACCGGAACCGGGGATCGGCCGCGGTCTTGTCGAACTGCGCGCTGATCGACTTGATCTTGGGGTGGTCGGGCGCCACGCCCGAACGCACCAACCCCCACGGGGTCGGCAGCATTTCGAGCATGTCGACTCGCACATCGCGATCGGAGTCGGGCAAATCGGCGAACTTGAGCAACGATGCGGCAGCAAAGAAACCCGAGGGGCCGGAGCCGACGATCGCTACATGATATGGGCGCATACCCTGCCTTCTTACGAGCGGAAAAGCCATCACAGCCCGACTCAACTGCGTGCTGTGACGGGTACCACCCGATGCTAAACACAGATCGTCGGCGGTGCCGCCAGTCGGAGAGAACTGCCGCCGAAATGCCGCCGGGTACCCTGAACATTCGTGGATCCAGACCGCCAAGCAGCCGTAGCCGCACTCGACACCACCCTGACGACCGTGGAGCGGGTGCTCGACATCGATGGCCTGCGCCAGCGGATCGACATGCTCGAGCAGCAGGCCTCCGACCCGAACCTCTGGGACGACCAGTCGCGGGCGCAGAAAGTCACCAGTGAGCTCTCGCATGCGCAGAGTGAGATGCGCCGGGTGCAGGACCTGCGTCAGCGCGTCGACGACCTGCCGGTGCTGTTCGAACTGGCTTTTGAAGAAGCCGGAGCAGAAGGTGACGATGCGGTCGCCGAGGCCGACGCCGAACTCGCCAAGCTTCGCGAGGAGATCGAGACCCTCGAGGTCCGCACCCTGCTCTCGGGTGAGTACGACGAGCGCGAGGCCGTCGTGACGATCCGCTCCGGCGCCGGTGGCGTCGACGCCGCGGACTGGGCCGAGATGCTGATGCGGATGTACATCCGATGGGCGGAGAAGCACGACTACCCGGTCGAGGTGTTCGACACCTCCTACGCCGAGGAAGCCGGGATCAAGAGCGCGACCTTCGCCGTGCACGCCCCGTTCGCCTACGGCACCCTCTCGGTCGAGCAGGGCACCCACCGGCTGGTCCGGATCAGCCCGTTCGACAACCAGAGCCGGCGCCAGACGTCGTTCGCCGACGTCGAGGTGCTCCCCGTCGTGGAAACCACCGACCACATCGACATTCCCGAAGGGGATCTGCGCGTCGACGTGTACCGCTCCAGCGGTCCCGGCGGGCAGTCGGTGAACACCACCGACTCCGCTGTCCGGCTCACCCACATCCCCACCGGTATCGTGGTGACCTGTCAGAACGAGAAGTCCCAGCTGCAGAACAAGGTCGCGGCCATGCGCGTGCTGCAGGCACGGCTGCTGGAGCGCAAGCGATTGGAAGAGCGCGCCGAGATGGATGCGCTCAAGGGCGACGGTGGCAGCTCGTGGGGTAACCAGATGCGGTCCTATGTTCTGCACCCCTATCAGATGGTGAAGGATCTGCGCACCGAGTACGAGGTCGGAAACCCGGCCACGGTGCTGGACGGAGACATCGACGGATTCCTGGAAGCAGGGATCAGATGGCGCAACAGAAAAGATGACGACGACTAATACGGTGCTAGCCCTTCCCCTCGCCGAGCGCTGGCACGATTTCTGGCACGGCGAGATCGGCGTGTGGATCCTGACCACCGGGCTGCACATCGCCCTGCTGCTGATCGGCGGCCTGCTCGCCGCGCGCTTCATCAACTGGGCCGCGCAACGCGTCGTGCGCCGGATCGACGCCGAGTATCAGGAAAGCGACGCGCTGGTGCGCTCGGAGAGCGCCAAGCACCGGCAGGCCGTTGCCTCGGTGATCTCGTGGGTGTCGGTCGCAGTCCTTTTCATCATCGTGCTCGTCGAGGTCACCGATGCCCTCCAGGTGCCGGTCGCCTCCCTGGTCGCCCCGGCCGCCGTGCTCGGTGCCGCGCTCGGTTTCGGTGCGCAGCGCATCGTGCAGGACCTGCTCGCGGGTTTCTTCATCATCACCGAGAAGCAGTACGGCTTCGGTGACCTCGTCAGGCTGACGATCGCTGCCGCCAACGAGGCGGAGGGCACGGTCGAGGACGTCACGCTGCGCGTCACCAAGCTGCGGTCATCCGAGGGCGAGATGTACACCGTGCCCAACGGCCAGATCGTCAAGGCGCTGAACCTGTCCAAGGACTGGGCACGCGCGGTCGTCGACATCCCGGTCCCGGTGAGCGTCGACCTCAACCTGGTCAACGACGTGCTCAATGACGTCGCCGAGAAGGCGGCCGACGACGGCGAGCTGTCCAAGCTGCTGCTCGACAAGCCCCAACTGATGGGCGTGGAGAGCATCGGACTCGACACCGTGAACCTGCGGATGGTCGCGCGGACCCTGCCGGGCAAACAGTTCGACGTGGGCCGACGGTTGCGGGTACGGGTGGTGCGAGCGCTGCGTCGAGCCGGCGTGGTGACGTCGTCGGACGCGTCGGTCGCCGCAGCGGGGGACTTCATGAATCAGCCCGCTGTCACCGAGAAGGTCGCGATGCCTCCGGCCGAGGAGCCGAAGAAGTGAAATTCGACTTCACCCGGGTGACCGA includes these proteins:
- a CDS encoding FAD-dependent oxidoreductase, whose translation is MRPYHVAIVGSGPSGFFAAASLLKFADLPDSDRDVRVDMLEMLPTPWGLVRSGVAPDHPKIKSISAQFDKTAADPRFRFFGNIKVGEHITPAELAQRYDSVVYAIGAQSDRALHIPGEELPGSVAAVDFVGWYNAHPHFDGMAPDLAGGRAVVVGNGNVALDVARILVSDPQALANTDIADHALASLDTRGVEEVVVIGRRGPLQATFTTLELRELGDLEGLGDVDVILDPADFDDITDEDLEAAGKTVKQNIRVLRKYVDEQPREAKRRIVFRFCTSPIELRGEDRVESIVLGRNELVRDADGRMVAKDTGEREELPVQLVVRAVGYRGVPTPGLPFDERSGTIPHTGGRIDGSSNEYVVGWIKRGPSGVIGSNKKDSQDTVDTLLEDLRAGGVGERGSEYGRELAEWLLEHQPALVTGEHWQLIDAHERAAGESVGRPRVKLASVAELLRVAHA
- a CDS encoding acyl-CoA dehydrogenase family protein, producing the protein MTNTLPSKNGTPSRPSSSGQQSAVGLHKHKRTATDIGLALITPIVGQEFLDRYGLRDPLNRGLKYGVKQVFSAAGAATRQFQRVQGLGKAPTRLKASGADYFDLTPDEDQQMIVETVKEFAEEILRPAAHDADEAAAYPADLIAKAAELGITAVNVPEDFDGIAEHRSTVTNALVAEALAYGDMGLALPILAPGGVAAALTHWGSADQQATYLKEFAGENVPQACVAIAEPHALFDPTALKTTAVRTPSGYRLSGVKSLVPAAADAELFIVAAQLSGKPALFIVEASSPGLTVKADPSMGIRAAALGQIELDNVAVPLANRLGEDGATDQDYSEAIALSRLGWAALAVGTSHAVLDYVIPYIKERQAFGEPIAHRQSVAFMTANIAIELDGLRLITWRGAARAEQGLPFAREAALARKLGTDKGMQIGLDGVQLLGGHGYTKEHPVERWYRDLRAIGVAEGVVVI
- a CDS encoding mechanosensitive ion channel family protein; translated protein: MTTTNTVLALPLAERWHDFWHGEIGVWILTTGLHIALLLIGGLLAARFINWAAQRVVRRIDAEYQESDALVRSESAKHRQAVASVISWVSVAVLFIIVLVEVTDALQVPVASLVAPAAVLGAALGFGAQRIVQDLLAGFFIITEKQYGFGDLVRLTIAAANEAEGTVEDVTLRVTKLRSSEGEMYTVPNGQIVKALNLSKDWARAVVDIPVPVSVDLNLVNDVLNDVAEKAADDGELSKLLLDKPQLMGVESIGLDTVNLRMVARTLPGKQFDVGRRLRVRVVRALRRAGVVTSSDASVAAAGDFMNQPAVTEKVAMPPAEEPKK
- a CDS encoding winged helix-turn-helix transcriptional regulator, producing the protein MPTTTAAQKRARAKLEYDAFLANCPSRQLLDRISDKWVALILAALGGDGPRPGGGHAGEPRPMRYSELARRLAGVSQKMLTQTLRSLERDGLLTRTVTPSVPVTVTYELTELGFSLHQLMVGIKSWAEAHMDEVRLNRDRYDRISPAES
- the hisN gene encoding histidinol-phosphatase; amino-acid sequence: MSSVADDMALALELADQADALTMDRFGALDLHIETKPDLTPVTDADRGAEEALRAALAAARPNDTVFGEEFGGTTTLTGRQWVIDPIDGTKNFVRGVPVWCTLIALLDDGVPTIGVVSAPALARRWWAGLGQGAFGAFAGATRKLSVSGVTDLASASLSYSDLTTGWEHRRDRFVELTDAVWRVRAYGDFWSYCMVAEGAVDIACEPEVKLWDIAPLDILIREAGGTFTSIDGAPGPHGGSALATNGPLHAAVLDRLAGN
- a CDS encoding acyl-CoA dehydrogenase family protein, which gives rise to MAINLEMPRKLQAVIEKGHQGAAEMLRPISRKYDLAEHAYPVELDTLATLFEGISEAKTISFAGAEAFRDDANTKGEKVTVNGANMSALLNALEISWGDVALLLSVPRQGLGNAAISSVATPDQLERLGKDVWAAMAITEPGFGSDSAAVTTTAVLDGDEYVINGEKIFVTAGSRATHIVVWATLDKSLGRAAIKSFIVPREHPGVTVERLEHKLGIKASDTAVIRFENARIPKDNLLGDPEIHVEKGFAGVMETFDNTRPIVAAMAVGIARAALEDLRAILTDAGIEISYDKPAHAQSAAAAEFLRMEADWEAGYLLTVRSAWQADNSIPNSKEASMGKAKAARVASDITLKAVEMAGTTGYSEQTLLEKWARDSKILDIFEGTQQIQQLVVARRLLGLSSAELK
- a CDS encoding NADP-dependent oxidoreductase, which gives rise to MSVATFRTAVVRTPGGPDSIEIVDVPVVEPGPGQVRVKVAAAAVNPVDLGVVAGVFHDLGLVDQPNWTGLGWDFAGTVESAGPGAGLAVGTRVAGVVAGFDRDYGTYAERLVVSAADVAVVPDGLGSIAASTVPLNGLTATQILDLLGDAPADSRRLLITGAAGAVGGYLVVLAQERGWEVTGLARDHDEEFVRSLGAEFTADAERGWDAVADAGAMQQAALALVRDGGRFVGVQPSSELPTERGIAVAAVVAHPDGTRLADLLARTVSGQLPARVHSVLPLDQAADAHRTLAKGGVRGRIVIQP
- the prfB gene encoding peptide chain release factor 2; protein product: MDPDRQAAVAALDTTLTTVERVLDIDGLRQRIDMLEQQASDPNLWDDQSRAQKVTSELSHAQSEMRRVQDLRQRVDDLPVLFELAFEEAGAEGDDAVAEADAELAKLREEIETLEVRTLLSGEYDEREAVVTIRSGAGGVDAADWAEMLMRMYIRWAEKHDYPVEVFDTSYAEEAGIKSATFAVHAPFAYGTLSVEQGTHRLVRISPFDNQSRRQTSFADVEVLPVVETTDHIDIPEGDLRVDVYRSSGPGGQSVNTTDSAVRLTHIPTGIVVTCQNEKSQLQNKVAAMRVLQARLLERKRLEERAEMDALKGDGGSSWGNQMRSYVLHPYQMVKDLRTEYEVGNPATVLDGDIDGFLEAGIRWRNRKDDDD